In Alphaproteobacteria bacterium US3C007, one genomic interval encodes:
- the smpB gene encoding SsrA-binding protein SmpB, whose product MANSKSDPNYKVISENRRARFDYAIEDDLECGVMLLGSEVKSLRVNSANIAESYAGVDAGELWLVNSYIAPYEQAKTFGHEERRRRKLLVSRKELARLWADTQRKGLTLVPLVMYFNHRGKVKLKIGIAKGKKNHDKRADQAKRDWGRQKQRLLRHSE is encoded by the coding sequence ATGGCAAATTCCAAATCTGACCCAAATTATAAAGTGATCTCTGAAAACCGCCGCGCGCGTTTTGATTATGCGATTGAAGATGATTTGGAATGCGGTGTGATGCTTTTGGGCTCTGAGGTGAAATCACTGCGGGTGAACAGTGCCAATATTGCCGAAAGCTATGCCGGCGTGGATGCCGGAGAGTTGTGGTTGGTGAATTCTTATATTGCCCCTTATGAGCAAGCCAAGACCTTTGGACATGAAGAGCGGCGGCGGCGCAAATTGCTGGTCAGCCGCAAAGAGCTGGCACGGCTCTGGGCCGATACGCAGCGCAAGGGTCTGACTTTGGTGCCTTTGGTGATGTATTTTAACCATCGCGGCAAAGTGAAGCTGAAAATTGGCATCGCCAAAGGCAAAAAGAATCATGACAAGCGCGCCGATCAGGCCAAACGGGATTGGGGGCGACAAAAACAGCGTTTGTTGCGCCATAGCGAGTAG
- a CDS encoding invasion associated locus B family protein: MKSLLRTAVLATSLLGFAGAGWTAEGKATRVSEHGDWAVFVDKSPKECWSVSLPKKSVNTRGGRTVSVKRSDILLFVFFSPAGKVSEQVTFTGGYPFAEDKAIKLKVDDKSFKLSLIQGEWAWAGSSEEDVKLVKAMKAGGTATLTAVSKRGTQTVDTFSLKGFTAASDAAKKNCSG; encoded by the coding sequence ATGAAGAGCCTGTTAAGAACCGCAGTGTTGGCCACCAGCCTTTTGGGCTTTGCTGGTGCAGGTTGGACAGCCGAGGGTAAGGCAACCCGCGTCTCAGAACATGGAGATTGGGCTGTGTTTGTGGATAAAAGCCCAAAAGAGTGTTGGAGCGTGTCGCTTCCCAAGAAAAGCGTCAACACGCGCGGCGGTCGGACCGTTTCGGTAAAACGCAGTGATATTTTATTATTTGTATTCTTCAGCCCAGCAGGAAAAGTATCCGAACAGGTGACATTCACCGGGGGATATCCTTTCGCAGAGGACAAAGCGATCAAGCTGAAAGTGGATGATAAGTCGTTCAAATTGTCACTGATCCAAGGCGAATGGGCCTGGGCCGGCTCTTCTGAAGAGGATGTAAAACTGGTCAAAGCCATGAAAGCGGGGGGCACGGCAACGTTAACAGCAGTGTCCAAACGCGGCACCCAGACCGTTGATACGTTTTCGCTAAAAGGCTTTACCGCCGCCAGCGACGCGGCAAAAAAGAACTGCAGCGGATAA
- a CDS encoding aminotransferase class III-fold pyridoxal phosphate-dependent enzyme, with amino-acid sequence MKDDNFLKENNARHLWHPMGHPGDSLETPPRIITGAEGVYVHDIDGHSAIDAVGGLWCVNLGYSNNPIKDAIAKQLYDLPYSSNFAGSTNPCAIEASLAVRNMFAEDGMARVFFTSGGSDSVETALRLSRQYHRLRNEPTRTKFLSLKKGYHGTHFGGASVNGNNRFRINYEPLMPGCFHLPSPYTYRNPFDETDPAALAQKIAASFEDEILFQGAQTIAAFIMEPIQGAGGVIVPDASFMKLMRGICDKYGILMISDEVITGFGRTGDWSGARHWGVKPDMMCLAKGITSAYFPVGAALMSEKVAEVFEKDTTGEAGIYHGYTYSAHPVGAAAVVACLQETLRLDTKTNAAARGTQLFEGVKKLADKYDIIGDIRGGEGLMIGLEIVSDKATKTPMDGVTMARLHQATFEAGALVRLGMHNVLMSPPLVITEAEVDGILTALDRGFANV; translated from the coding sequence ATGAAAGATGATAATTTTCTGAAAGAAAATAACGCCCGCCATTTATGGCACCCGATGGGCCATCCGGGCGATTCGTTGGAAACGCCACCGCGTATCATCACCGGGGCGGAGGGCGTTTATGTGCATGATATTGACGGGCATTCCGCGATTGATGCCGTTGGAGGCTTATGGTGCGTTAATCTGGGATATTCCAACAACCCGATCAAAGACGCGATCGCCAAACAGCTTTACGATCTACCCTATTCCTCAAATTTTGCCGGCTCAACCAACCCATGCGCGATTGAGGCCTCACTGGCGGTGCGCAATATGTTTGCCGAAGATGGGATGGCGCGGGTCTTTTTCACCTCGGGCGGCTCTGACTCAGTAGAAACCGCGCTGCGCCTATCGCGCCAATATCACCGATTGCGCAACGAACCCACCCGTACCAAATTCCTTTCGTTGAAAAAAGGGTATCACGGCACGCATTTTGGGGGCGCCTCGGTCAATGGCAATAACCGCTTTCGGATCAATTACGAACCACTGATGCCGGGCTGCTTTCATCTGCCCAGCCCTTATACTTATCGCAATCCCTTTGATGAAACGGATCCAGCAGCTTTGGCGCAGAAAATCGCCGCCAGTTTTGAGGATGAAATCCTTTTCCAAGGCGCGCAAACCATCGCCGCCTTCATTATGGAGCCAATCCAAGGCGCTGGCGGTGTGATTGTGCCGGATGCCTCATTCATGAAGCTGATGCGCGGCATTTGTGACAAATATGGAATTTTGATGATTTCAGATGAGGTGATTACCGGCTTTGGCCGTACCGGCGATTGGTCGGGTGCACGCCATTGGGGCGTAAAGCCTGATATGATGTGCTTGGCCAAAGGCATTACCAGCGCCTATTTTCCCGTAGGCGCTGCATTGATGAGCGAAAAGGTCGCCGAGGTGTTCGAAAAGGACACCACGGGCGAGGCGGGTATTTATCATGGTTATACTTATTCAGCGCATCCAGTCGGGGCCGCAGCCGTGGTGGCCTGCCTGCAAGAAACCCTGCGTCTTGATACAAAAACCAACGCGGCAGCGCGCGGCACTCAATTGTTTGAAGGGGTGAAAAAGCTCGCCGATAAATACGATATTATTGGCGATATACGCGGCGGCGAAGGGTTGATGATCGGACTTGAAATCGTTAGCGATAAAGCGACCAAAACACCGATGGATGGTGTAACGATGGCGCGGCTGCATCAAGCCACATTTGAGGCCGGCGCATTGGTGCGTTTAGGCATGCATAATGTGCTAATGTCTCCCCCTTTGGTGATTACAGAGGCAGAGGTGGATGGCATTCTCACGGCTCTAGACCGAGGCTTTGCCAATGTATAA
- a CDS encoding pseudouridine synthase codes for MIVLFNKPYNVLSQFTDKGSAGSDRKTLSAFIDIPFVYPAGRLDRDSEGLLILTDDGKLQARISNPKHKMTKTYWVQVEGAPQQSDLERFEQGILLKDGKTLPAQARLIDPPADLWPRTPPVRFRKTVPEAWLEVSLREGRNRQVRRMTAALGFPTLRLIRAQIGPWQLGELQPGQFEKILNPTASPRG; via the coding sequence GTGATCGTTTTATTCAACAAACCTTATAATGTGCTGTCGCAATTTACCGATAAGGGCAGCGCGGGCAGCGATCGAAAGACGCTGTCAGCCTTTATCGATATCCCGTTTGTCTATCCTGCGGGGCGGCTTGATCGGGATAGCGAAGGTTTGCTGATTTTGACCGATGATGGCAAGTTGCAGGCGCGGATTTCCAACCCGAAACATAAAATGACCAAAACCTATTGGGTGCAAGTGGAAGGGGCGCCGCAGCAATCAGATCTTGAGCGGTTTGAACAAGGCATCCTGCTGAAAGACGGAAAGACTTTGCCTGCACAGGCGCGCTTGATCGACCCGCCGGCTGATCTTTGGCCAAGAACCCCGCCGGTTCGGTTTCGCAAAACGGTGCCGGAGGCGTGGTTGGAGGTAAGTCTGCGCGAAGGGCGAAACCGTCAAGTACGCCGAATGACTGCTGCGCTGGGCTTTCCGACGCTGCGCTTAATCCGGGCGCAGATTGGACCTTGGCAGTTGGGGGAGTTGCAACCGGGTCAGTTTGAAAAAATCCTGAACCCGACCGCAAGCCCGCGCGGTTAA
- a CDS encoding asparaginase yields MQAPEALCEIWRGSFLESLHLGHAVICDETGQIVKSWGDPDAVILPRSSAKMIQALPLLSSGAGDHYGLSEQDLALACASHQGGQIHTSRVSAWLQALGYDQTALRCGAQPPRDRGEKRRVQAAQEAPCQIHNNCSGKHTGFLTLGQFLKGDEAYTDIAHPVQRACLEAFEQVTDAASPGHAIDGCSAPNFATSLLGLARAMAWFASAEARIDGASQAALRLRRAMALNPDLVAGEGRACTELMQAMQGGTVVKTGAEGVFVAIIPQKRFGIAVKILDGSTRASECAIAALLCALGALPPAHPATLNRMHAPIVNWSGLQTGEIRPARGLTL; encoded by the coding sequence ATGCAAGCCCCTGAAGCTTTATGTGAAATCTGGCGCGGATCATTTTTGGAAAGCCTACATCTGGGCCACGCTGTGATCTGTGATGAAACCGGACAAATTGTAAAATCATGGGGGGATCCTGACGCGGTTATTTTGCCGCGCTCTTCTGCCAAAATGATTCAAGCCCTGCCCTTGCTCAGCTCAGGCGCGGGCGATCACTATGGGCTCTCAGAGCAAGATTTGGCGCTGGCTTGCGCGTCGCATCAAGGCGGACAAATCCATACCAGCCGGGTCAGCGCCTGGTTACAGGCATTGGGGTATGATCAAACAGCTTTGCGATGCGGCGCCCAGCCCCCCCGGGACCGGGGTGAAAAACGGCGCGTGCAAGCGGCGCAGGAAGCGCCCTGCCAAATTCATAATAATTGCTCGGGAAAACATACCGGATTTTTAACGCTGGGTCAGTTTTTAAAAGGCGATGAAGCCTATACTGACATTGCGCATCCGGTACAGCGCGCCTGCTTAGAAGCTTTTGAGCAGGTGACAGATGCCGCCAGCCCGGGGCATGCGATTGATGGATGTTCTGCGCCCAATTTTGCCACTTCATTGCTTGGATTGGCGCGGGCAATGGCTTGGTTCGCCAGCGCTGAGGCGCGCATAGATGGCGCTTCACAGGCGGCTTTGCGATTGCGCCGCGCGATGGCGCTGAATCCGGATTTGGTGGCGGGTGAGGGCCGCGCCTGCACCGAATTGATGCAAGCGATGCAGGGCGGCACGGTGGTCAAAACTGGCGCCGAAGGGGTTTTCGTTGCCATTATTCCCCAAAAGCGCTTTGGCATCGCGGTGAAAATATTGGATGGCAGCACCCGCGCCAGTGAATGCGCGATTGCGGCCCTGCTCTGCGCTTTGGGGGCTTTACCGCCCGCACATCCTGCAACGCTGAACCGTATGCATGCGCCGATTGTCAATTGGAGCGGGCTGCAGACTGGCGAGATACGCCCCGCGCGAGGATTGACCTTGTGA